One region of Camelina sativa cultivar DH55 chromosome 6, Cs, whole genome shotgun sequence genomic DNA includes:
- the LOC104790092 gene encoding transmembrane emp24 domain-containing protein p24delta8, whose amino-acid sequence MDLRRSSILLLIIALLSPRALSMYFELKSGRTKCTGEEIHENAMSIGKYAIVNPNEDHPLPASHKIIVKVLPPKGTILHEADHVEAGQFSFTASETGDYITCITAVDYKPETTLTIDFDWKSGVLSKEWTNVAKKSQVLMMEYEVKNLMDTVNSIHEEMYHLREREEEMQELNKSTNSKMAWLTVVSLGVCLSVAGLQLWHLKIFFEKKKLI is encoded by the exons ATGGATCTTCGTCGAAGCTCGATTTTGCTTTTGATCATTGCGTTGTTATCTCCCAGGGCACTATCAATGTATTTCGAGTTAAAGTCTGGGAGAACCAAATGTACTGGAGAGGAAATTCACGAAAACGCCATGTCCATTGGCAAATACGCCATCGTAAACCCTAACGAAGATCATCCTCTTCCTGCTTCTCACAAGATCATCGTCAAG GTGCTGCCGCCAAAAGGGACGATATTGCACGAAGCCGATCATGTAGAGGCTGGTCAGTTTTCGTTTACAGCGTCTGAGACTGGGGATTACATTACGTGTATCACAGCCGTTGATTACAAGCCGGAGACGACGTTGACCATTGATTTTGATTGGAAGTCTGGTGTTCTCTCTAAGGAGTGGACCAATGTGGCTAAGAAGAGCCAAGTTTTA ATGATGGAGTATGAGGTCAAGAACTTAATGGACACTGTTAATTCCATCCATGAGGAGATGTATCATCTTCGTGAAAG GGAAGAAGAAATGCAAGAGCTAAATAAATCCACAAACTCGAAGATGGCGTGGTTAACTGTCGTGTCGCTTGGGGTTTGTTTATCGGTGGCTGGTCTACAATTATGGCACTTGAAAATATTCTTCGAGAAAAAGAAACTCATCTGA
- the LOC104790094 gene encoding uncharacterized protein At1g04910-like isoform X2 produces MSVFVVRYMEIRSESGTLMRSDYNKPPSHHQSVPKARFQVWFFRVCSCILVWTCLIQLFWHSQIFTGLSNQISRFSLPVEPVRLSPPPPRNYTSNGILLVSCNGGLNQMRAAICDMVTVARLLNLTLVVPELDKKSFWADPSDFEDIFDSKHFIDSLRDEVRIVRSLPKRYSKKYGYKIFEMPPVSWSSDLYYLQQVLPRFSKRKVIHFVRSDTRLANNGLSLDLQRLRCRVNFQGLKFTPRIEALGSKLVRILQQRGSFVALHLRYEMDMLAFSGCTHGCTEEEAEQLKKMRYAYPWWREKEVVSEERRVQGLCPLTPEEVVLVLKALGFQKDTQIYIAAGEIYGGAKRLALLKESFPRIVKKEMLLDPTELQQFQNHSSQMAALDFIVSVASNTFIPTYYGNMAKVVEDILGLREQSC; encoded by the exons ATGAGTGTCTTCGTCGTGAGATACATGGAAATTAGATCGGAGAGTGGTACTCTGATGCGGAGTGACTATAATAAGCCTCCGAGTCATCATCAATCAGTTCCCAAAGCTCGATTTCAAGTTTGGTTCTTTAGAGTATGTTCTTGCATTTTGGTTTGGACTTGCTTGATTCAGCTCTTTTGGCATTCCCAAATCTTCACTGGTTTATCCAATCAGATTTCTAGGTTCTCTCTCCCTGTCGAGCCAGTTCGACTATCGCCTCCTCCACCAA ggaATTATACAAGTAATGGAATTTTACTAGTGTCCTGTAATGGtggtttgaatcaaatgcgTGCAGCG ATTTGTGATATGGTGACTGTTGCTAGGCTATTGAATTTGACTCTTGTTGTTCCTGAACTTGATAAAAAATCTTTCTGGGCTGATCCAAG TGATTTTGAGGACATTTTTGACAGCAAGCATTTCATTGATTCATTAAGAGATGAAGTTAGGATCGTAAGGAGCCTTCCAAAACGTTATAGTAAGAAGTATGGATACAAAATATTCGAAATGCCTCCTGTGAGTTGGTCCAGCGACTTATATTACTTGCAACAG gtACTGCCACGGTTCAGTAAACGTAAAGTTATACACTTTGTTAGGAGTGATACACGATTGGCGAACAATGGTCTTTCTCTTGATCTTCAAAGGCTGAGATGCCGAGTTAATTTCCAAGGACTGAAGTTCACTCCGCGGATTGAGGCTTTGGGATCAAAGCTGGTTCGGATTCTTCAACAAAGAGGTTCTTTTGTGGCTTTGCATCTGAGATATGAGATGGACATGTTGGCTTTCTCTGGTTGCACTCATGGCTGCACTGAGGAAGAAGCTGAACAACTCAAAAAGATGAG GTATGCATATCCATGgtggagagagaaagaggtaGTCTCAGAAGAAAGGAGAGTGCAAGGGCTGTGTCCATTGACACCCGAGGAGGTGGTTTTGGTCTTAAAAGCATTGGGGTTTCAAAAGGATACACAAATATACATTGCTGCTGGTGAGATTTATGGTGGTGCAAAGAGATTAGCCCTCCTAAAGGAATCATTTCCACGAATT GTAAAAAAGGAAATGTTATTGGATCCAACAGAATTGCAGCAGTTTCAGAACCATTCATCTCAAATGGCAGCTCTAGATTTCATAGTGTCCGTAGCTAGCAACACTTTTATCCCTACCTACTATGGAAACATGGCAAAAGTTGTTGAAG ATATCTTGGGTTTAAGAGAACAATCCTGCTAG
- the LOC104790096 gene encoding protein PHLOEM PROTEIN 2-LIKE A8-like, with protein MAIFSPTQAHQVFLNYRGEQLRYSFVSHLVDAFERNEINFFVDKYEQRGKDLKNLFLRIQESRIALAIFSTRYTESSWCMDELVKMKKLADKRNLQIIPIFYKVKAEEVRKQTGEFGDNFWTLAKVSSGDQIKKWNEALECISDKMGLSLGDQSSEADFVKDVVTAVQSVVAATGLDEEEKHFGKKKRKDCKFELPGFKRSRTKKL; from the exons CTACAGGGGAGAGCAACTGCGTTACAGCTTCGTGAGCCACCTCGTCGATGCTTTTGAAAGGAATGAGATCAACTTCTTCGTAGACAAATACGAACAGAGAGGCAAAGACCTTAAAAATCTCTTTCTTCGAATCCAAGAGTCGAGGATCGCGCTTGCCATCTTCTCTACCAG ATACACCGAGTCGAGCTGGTGTATGGATGAGttggtgaagatgaagaaacttgCCGATAAAAGAAACCTCCAAATCATTCCAATCTTCTACAAGGTGAAGGCAGAGGAGGTTAGAAAACAGACAGGTGAGTTTGGTGACAACTTCTGGACGCTCGCGAAGGTTTCAAGTGGAGATCAGATCAAGAAATGGAATGAAGCCTTGGAGTGTATCTCTGACAAGATGGGTTTATCGTTGGGAGACCAGAG CTCTGAAGCCGATTTTGTCAAGGATGTTGTTACGGCCGTTCAGAGTGTTGTAGCAGCAACTGgacttgatgaagaagagaaacattttgggaaaaagaagaggaaagattGCAAATTTGAGCTTCCTGGTTTCAAGAGAAGCAGAACCAAAAAATTATGA
- the LOC104790094 gene encoding uncharacterized protein At1g04910-like isoform X1 yields MSVFVVRYMEIRSESGTLMRSDYNKPPSHHQSVPKARFQVWFFRVCSCILVWTCLIQLFWHSQIFTGLSNQISRFSLPVEPVRLSPPPPRNYTSNGILLVSCNGGLNQMRAAICDMVTVARLLNLTLVVPELDKKSFWADPSDFEDIFDSKHFIDSLRDEVRIVRSLPKRYSKKYGYKIFEMPPVSWSSDLYYLQQVLPRFSKRKVIHFVRSDTRLANNGLSLDLQRLRCRVNFQGLKFTPRIEALGSKLVRILQQRGSFVALHLRYEMDMLAFSGCTHGCTEEEAEQLKKMRYAYPWWREKEVVSEERRVQGLCPLTPEEVVLVLKALGFQKDTQIYIAAGEIYGGAKRLALLKESFPRIVKKEMLLDPTELQQFQNHSSQMAALDFIVSVASNTFIPTYYGNMAKVVEGHRRYLGFKRTILLDRKRLVELLDLHNNKTLSWDEFAVAVKEAHQGQRMGEPTHRKVISDRPKEEDYFYANPQECISEN; encoded by the exons ATGAGTGTCTTCGTCGTGAGATACATGGAAATTAGATCGGAGAGTGGTACTCTGATGCGGAGTGACTATAATAAGCCTCCGAGTCATCATCAATCAGTTCCCAAAGCTCGATTTCAAGTTTGGTTCTTTAGAGTATGTTCTTGCATTTTGGTTTGGACTTGCTTGATTCAGCTCTTTTGGCATTCCCAAATCTTCACTGGTTTATCCAATCAGATTTCTAGGTTCTCTCTCCCTGTCGAGCCAGTTCGACTATCGCCTCCTCCACCAA ggaATTATACAAGTAATGGAATTTTACTAGTGTCCTGTAATGGtggtttgaatcaaatgcgTGCAGCG ATTTGTGATATGGTGACTGTTGCTAGGCTATTGAATTTGACTCTTGTTGTTCCTGAACTTGATAAAAAATCTTTCTGGGCTGATCCAAG TGATTTTGAGGACATTTTTGACAGCAAGCATTTCATTGATTCATTAAGAGATGAAGTTAGGATCGTAAGGAGCCTTCCAAAACGTTATAGTAAGAAGTATGGATACAAAATATTCGAAATGCCTCCTGTGAGTTGGTCCAGCGACTTATATTACTTGCAACAG gtACTGCCACGGTTCAGTAAACGTAAAGTTATACACTTTGTTAGGAGTGATACACGATTGGCGAACAATGGTCTTTCTCTTGATCTTCAAAGGCTGAGATGCCGAGTTAATTTCCAAGGACTGAAGTTCACTCCGCGGATTGAGGCTTTGGGATCAAAGCTGGTTCGGATTCTTCAACAAAGAGGTTCTTTTGTGGCTTTGCATCTGAGATATGAGATGGACATGTTGGCTTTCTCTGGTTGCACTCATGGCTGCACTGAGGAAGAAGCTGAACAACTCAAAAAGATGAG GTATGCATATCCATGgtggagagagaaagaggtaGTCTCAGAAGAAAGGAGAGTGCAAGGGCTGTGTCCATTGACACCCGAGGAGGTGGTTTTGGTCTTAAAAGCATTGGGGTTTCAAAAGGATACACAAATATACATTGCTGCTGGTGAGATTTATGGTGGTGCAAAGAGATTAGCCCTCCTAAAGGAATCATTTCCACGAATT GTAAAAAAGGAAATGTTATTGGATCCAACAGAATTGCAGCAGTTTCAGAACCATTCATCTCAAATGGCAGCTCTAGATTTCATAGTGTCCGTAGCTAGCAACACTTTTATCCCTACCTACTATGGAAACATGGCAAAAGTTGTTGAAGGTCATCGACG ATATCTTGGGTTTAAGAGAACAATCCTGCTAGACCGGAAGAGACTTGTGGAGCTTTTGGACTTGCATAACAACAAAACGCTTTCTTGGGATGAGTTTGCAGTAGCTGTCAAGGAAGCCCATCAAGGACAAAGGATGGGAGAACCAACACATAGGAAAGTTATCTCTGATAGaccaaaggaagaagattatTTCTACGCCAATCCTCAGGAATGTATCAGTGAAAACTGA